The Patescibacteria group bacterium genome window below encodes:
- a CDS encoding NGG1p interacting factor NIF3 has product MTLKQIQALAIELGIKNDLRGEARVKKIMERVKEKYSRLSPGQKESFDQIKLTNPYSDFRILVDQNRKTIKKVMAGIDIGGAELLLAKQLGDIDLVIAHHPEGRALADLHDVMSLQAEVLSQYGVPINVAEAVIKPRISEVSRGVSPINHYRSVDMAQLLGLDFMCCHTIQDNLAASFIIKLLAKNKSKLETVGDLLKLLKTVPEYKEAIKRGAGPRLFTGHEDSSLGKIVVTEFTGGTNGSKDIYEKMAQAGIGTIVGMHMAEEHRKEAEKYHLNVVIAGHMSSDSIGMNLFLDQLEKRGIKVVPISGLIRVKRK; this is encoded by the coding sequence ATGACTTTAAAACAAATTCAGGCTTTGGCTATTGAGCTGGGTATTAAAAACGATTTGCGCGGGGAAGCTCGTGTTAAAAAGATTATGGAGAGGGTTAAAGAAAAATATTCGCGTTTAAGTCCAGGGCAAAAAGAATCTTTTGATCAGATAAAGTTGACTAATCCTTATTCTGACTTTCGTATTTTGGTTGATCAAAACCGCAAAACCATTAAAAAGGTCATGGCTGGTATTGATATTGGTGGAGCGGAATTATTATTAGCTAAACAGCTTGGTGATATTGATTTGGTAATTGCTCATCATCCAGAAGGTAGAGCCTTAGCTGACTTACACGATGTTATGTCTTTACAGGCTGAAGTGTTATCACAATACGGTGTGCCTATTAATGTAGCGGAAGCGGTTATTAAGCCGCGTATTTCTGAGGTAAGTCGGGGTGTTTCTCCAATTAATCATTATCGTTCGGTTGATATGGCGCAACTTTTAGGACTTGATTTTATGTGTTGTCACACTATTCAGGATAATTTAGCCGCTTCTTTTATTATTAAGCTTTTAGCAAAGAACAAGTCTAAGTTGGAAACAGTTGGTGATTTGTTAAAATTACTTAAAACAGTACCTGAGTATAAAGAAGCAATTAAGAGGGGAGCAGGTCCGCGACTTTTTACGGGTCACGAAGATTCCAGTTTGGGTAAAATTGTAGTCACTGAATTTACTGGAGGCACTAACGGCTCAAAAGATATTTACGAAAAAATGGCTCAGGCTGGTATTGGTACGATTGTTGGGATGCATATGGCTGAAGAACACCGTAAAGAGGCGGAAAAATACCATCTTAATGTGGTGATTGCTGGACATATGTCTTCGGACTCAATTGGCATGAATTTGTTTTTAGATCAATTAGAAAAGCGGGGTATTAAGGTGGTGCCGATTTCTGGATTAATTAGGGTTAAGAGAAAATAA
- the ruvA gene encoding Holliday junction branch migration protein RuvA: MLAYLNGKILIKGEDYIIIEVHNLGYKVFIVTGLKDKVSVGESLELYLYQVVREDANDLYGFRDPAELKFFEKLLSVSGIGPKSALGIIGVAPVEELLKAIASGNETVFTNVSGIGGKSAQRIILELRGKLDNISSEQTGLNEEIEALVSLGYSSAQARDALRQVDSSITDTGERIKLALKNI; encoded by the coding sequence ATGTTGGCCTATCTTAACGGCAAAATTCTTATTAAGGGAGAAGATTATATTATAATTGAAGTTCATAACTTGGGTTATAAGGTTTTTATTGTCACCGGACTTAAAGATAAGGTTTCAGTTGGGGAGAGTCTGGAGTTGTATCTTTATCAGGTGGTTAGGGAAGACGCTAATGATTTATACGGCTTTAGGGATCCGGCTGAACTGAAATTCTTTGAAAAACTTTTATCTGTTTCCGGTATTGGACCAAAATCAGCCTTGGGAATTATTGGTGTGGCGCCGGTAGAGGAATTATTAAAAGCCATTGCTTCAGGTAATGAAACTGTCTTTACCAATGTATCTGGTATTGGTGGCAAGAGTGCACAAAGAATTATTCTTGAGTTGCGCGGCAAGCTTGATAATATTTCCTCAGAACAAACCGGCTTAAATGAAGAGATTGAGGCGCTGGTTAGTCTGGGCTATTCATCTGCTCAGGCAAGGGATGCTCTCCGCCAGGTTGATTCTTCAATCACCGATACAGGGGAGAGAATTAAGCTAGCTTTGAAAAATATATAA
- a CDS encoding DUF3850 domain-containing protein, with protein MIIEKKTWPEQFEALVSGIKKFDCRLADFNCQVGDTLVLKEWDPITAQYTGRQLEKHITYILRTKEAPFWNKEEIEEFGLQIISLE; from the coding sequence ATGATAATTGAAAAGAAAACATGGCCCGAGCAGTTTGAAGCATTAGTGAGTGGAATAAAAAAGTTTGATTGTCGTTTAGCTGATTTTAATTGCCAGGTAGGAGATACTTTGGTATTAAAGGAATGGGATCCTATTACTGCTCAATATACGGGTCGTCAGCTTGAAAAACATATAACCTATATTTTACGAACTAAAGAAGCTCCTTTCTGGAACAAAGAGGAAATCGAAGAATTCGGTCTCCAAATAATCTCACTTGAATAA
- a CDS encoding peptidoglycan bridge formation glycyltransferase FemA/FemB family protein — protein sequence MTIQEEDISKDNLVKFDASTASFSPGELLQSSRWLLFQQFLGRKVQLFSWRKDTETGWFFGYIIKAPFGFSYFYIPRGPLVKKSVLWPDFLIELKKVCKAHSVTFIRFEPNATWPNNFSRDSFVSVYKIADTQPALSFHSNLALPEADLLTGMHQKTRYNIRLSLKKDLLFTANDKHYDDFLALMKETAERDGFGAHDKDYYIAMLKSGTAFLATVRNASGEILAAGLFAGFGSIITYLHGASSSEHRDLMAPYFLHWNIMLWAKTQSYLYYDWYGIDEHKWPGVTRFKKGFGGEEVVYPGTYDIPLDTLSYSGYTLGRGAQRLMTRLFK from the coding sequence ATGACCATACAAGAGGAAGATATTTCTAAAGATAACTTAGTTAAGTTCGACGCCTCTACGGCGTCTTTTTCTCCTGGCGAGCTTTTGCAGTCATCTCGGTGGTTACTGTTTCAGCAGTTTCTTGGCAGGAAGGTACAGCTATTTTCTTGGCGTAAAGATACTGAGACGGGTTGGTTCTTTGGTTATATCATCAAAGCCCCTTTTGGTTTCTCTTATTTTTATATTCCGCGCGGGCCATTAGTTAAAAAAAGTGTGTTGTGGCCTGATTTTTTAATTGAACTAAAAAAAGTATGTAAAGCTCACTCAGTTACCTTTATTCGTTTTGAACCAAACGCTACCTGGCCTAATAATTTTTCACGTGATTCTTTTGTGAGCGTTTACAAAATTGCTGATACACAACCTGCCCTAAGTTTTCACTCAAACCTTGCACTACCTGAGGCCGATTTACTAACTGGTATGCATCAAAAGACGCGTTATAATATTCGCCTGTCTTTGAAAAAAGATTTGCTTTTTACGGCTAATGATAAACATTATGATGATTTTTTAGCTCTTATGAAAGAAACTGCCGAACGAGATGGATTTGGTGCTCATGATAAGGATTATTATATAGCTATGCTTAAATCAGGTACGGCATTTTTGGCGACTGTTCGTAATGCTAGTGGTGAAATACTGGCTGCTGGATTATTTGCCGGGTTTGGTTCAATTATAACATACCTACATGGTGCTTCTTCTTCTGAGCATAGAGACTTAATGGCGCCTTACTTCTTGCACTGGAATATTATGCTCTGGGCTAAAACTCAGTCTTATCTCTATTATGACTGGTATGGTATTGATGAGCACAAATGGCCGGGCGTAACTCGCTTTAAAAAGGGTTTTGGTGGAGAAGAAGTTGTCTATCCTGGTACATATGATATTCCTCTTGATACTTTATCTTATAGCGGTTATACTTTAGGGCGCGGGGCGCAAAGACTAATGACCCGACTTTTTAAATAA
- the murE gene encoding UDP-N-acetylmuramyl-tripeptide synthetase, with product MDIFLQKIKRFIPKKLFGLLWPLYHFFLGVIGNVLYRWPSHKLIVIGVTGTTGKTTTVYLIAKLLQAAGYKTGYTSTAMFGDGEKEWLNNKKMTMVGRLFTHKLLRTMVKNGCRFAVIETSSEGIIQYRHRFINYDTLLFTCLYPEHIEAHGSFENYKEAKGMLFAHLKDCKTKYQDDEYFVKRTSSNLQKLNLNRVKKTIIANGDDSHAQYFLDFWAERKIIYGREEKRDEENKIFSDKTIEKIEAEKLIKDEKTFLRIGDFDFPVNLTGDFNLTNALAAVSVCLAHGISQEKIVAGLSLVSGVPGRLENIEEGQDFTVLVDYAFEPGAVEKLYETVKAMPHRRIIHLLGSAGGGRDVARRSVLGDLAGRLADIVIVTDEDPYDEEPLSIIAQVAAGAEKAGKVPNKDLFTILDRRQAITKAFSLAGIEDVVLITGKGSEQAICRKGGLKEPWDDREVSREELRKILK from the coding sequence ATGGATATTTTTCTACAAAAAATTAAGAGATTTATTCCCAAGAAGCTTTTTGGTCTTCTTTGGCCTTTGTATCATTTCTTTTTGGGTGTTATTGGTAATGTTTTATACCGTTGGCCTAGTCATAAATTAATTGTTATTGGAGTAACCGGTACGACCGGTAAAACGACTACGGTTTATTTAATAGCCAAACTGTTACAGGCAGCTGGTTATAAAACAGGGTATACTTCAACCGCTATGTTTGGCGACGGTGAAAAAGAATGGTTGAATAATAAGAAGATGACTATGGTGGGTAGGTTGTTTACTCATAAGCTTTTAAGAACCATGGTTAAAAACGGTTGTCGTTTTGCGGTTATAGAAACTTCTTCAGAAGGTATTATTCAGTATCGTCACAGGTTTATTAACTATGATACTTTGCTTTTTACCTGTCTTTATCCCGAGCATATTGAAGCGCACGGCAGTTTTGAAAATTACAAAGAGGCTAAGGGTATGCTTTTTGCTCATTTAAAAGATTGTAAAACTAAGTATCAAGATGATGAATATTTTGTTAAGCGTACTTCTTCTAATTTACAAAAACTTAATTTAAACAGAGTCAAGAAAACCATCATTGCTAATGGTGATGACTCTCATGCTCAATACTTTTTGGATTTTTGGGCAGAAAGAAAAATTATTTACGGGCGAGAGGAAAAGAGAGATGAGGAAAATAAAATTTTTAGTGACAAGACAATTGAAAAAATTGAAGCAGAGAAGCTTATTAAAGACGAGAAAACCTTTTTAAGAATTGGTGATTTTGATTTCCCGGTTAACTTAACAGGCGATTTTAATCTAACCAATGCCCTAGCGGCTGTTAGTGTTTGTTTAGCTCATGGTATTAGTCAGGAAAAGATAGTTGCCGGACTTTCTTTAGTAAGTGGAGTACCCGGTCGTTTGGAGAACATAGAGGAGGGTCAAGATTTTACGGTCTTGGTTGATTATGCTTTTGAACCTGGAGCAGTGGAAAAATTATATGAAACCGTTAAGGCTATGCCCCACCGAAGAATTATCCATTTACTTGGCTCCGCTGGCGGAGGTAGGGACGTCGCCAGACGCTCTGTTTTAGGTGATTTGGCTGGCAGGTTGGCGGATATTGTCATAGTCACCGATGAAGATCCTTATGATGAAGAACCCTTATCCATTATCGCTCAAGTGGCTGCTGGGGCAGAAAAGGCGGGTAAAGTACCAAATAAAGATCTGTTTACGATTTTAGATCGTCGCCAAGCTATTACTAAAGCTTTTTCCTTGGCTGGTATTGAAGATGTTGTCTTAATTACAGGTAAGGGTAGCGAACAGGCTATTTGTCGCAAAGGAGGCTTAAAAGAACCATGGGACGATCGAGAAGTCTCAAGAGAAGAACTTAGGAAGATTCTTAAATAG
- the rpoB gene encoding DNA-directed RNA polymerase subunit beta, translating to MSKSKTNVQVVADKRLFFTEREPVIPMPDLIEVQKDSYAWFLKEGLADLFDEISPITDFIGRELELHFGKYQFDEPKFNEAESKAKNITYEASLRVETTLENKKTGKKITQEVFLGDFPVMTQNGTFIINGIERAIVSQLIRSAGVIFTAEMIRGRKYYGAKIIPNRGAWIELETDSAGVIWARIDRKRKVAVTSLLRAFGFGSNDEIKALFDEVDQGEVSYVDSTLAKDIANDEAEGLIEVYKRIRPGDMATADNARQLIHSMFFRFDRYDFDRVGRYKLNKRFGFDIPNNKSTRILRREDLVAIIKEIIRLNITQEKEDDIDHLGNRRVRAIGELIQNKTRVGLSRMERIIRDKMSILDLDSLNPNKLVNARPVMSVVKEFFMSSQLSQFMDQTNPLAELEHKRRLSAMGPGGLTRERAGFEVRDVHATHYSRICPIATPEGPNIGLVGHFASYARLNSYGFIEAPYRKVVKDSNGKPKVTDEIIYLDAFEEEKYISAAFTVPMDSDGYFLVDKVEVRKYGEPSVESVENVDLVGVAANQIVSVATSLIPFLEHDDGIRALMGTNMQRQAVPLIAAKSPIVGTGVEARAAVDSGHVILAEEEGEVTKVDGAQIIVRDKTGKDRVYLLSKFLRSNASTCINQRPIVERGQKVKKGQVMTDASAIDNGELALGNNVLVAFMTWEGYNYEDAVIISERLVKEDLYSSVHIEHYTIDVRDTKLGPEMITNDIPNISEEKLKNLDERGIIRIGAEVSSGDILVGKITPKGETELSAEEKLLRAIFGDKAKDVRDSSLYLEHGEHGKVVDVKIFSREQGDKLSAGVIQSIQVTVANLRKIRAGDKMAGRHGNKGVISKIVPAEDMPYLDDGTPIDIMLSPLGVVSRMNMGQLLETHLGLAAKKLNYKVATPPLNGINEDQIRAELTKAGLPTDGKLSLIDGKTGERFDNKTTVGYKYMLKLNHMVEDKIHQRSIGPYSLITQQPLGGKAQFGGQRFGEMEVWALEAYGAAHTLQEILTIKSDDVAGRSKAYESIIKGEAIHKLNVPESFNVLVRELKGLGLDVELLDDNDKPINLEKSGDEVGSPRNYRNEENTEGTVEA from the coding sequence ATGTCAAAAAGTAAGACCAATGTTCAGGTTGTCGCCGATAAGAGACTCTTTTTTACCGAGCGGGAGCCGGTAATTCCGATGCCTGACTTAATTGAAGTCCAGAAAGATTCTTATGCCTGGTTTCTTAAAGAAGGTTTAGCCGATCTTTTTGATGAAATTTCTCCAATTACCGATTTTATTGGGCGAGAATTGGAGTTGCATTTCGGCAAGTATCAGTTTGATGAGCCAAAGTTTAATGAAGCGGAAAGTAAGGCTAAAAATATTACTTACGAAGCTTCTTTGCGAGTTGAAACAACTTTGGAGAATAAAAAAACCGGTAAAAAAATTACTCAAGAGGTTTTCTTGGGAGATTTCCCGGTTATGACTCAAAACGGCACCTTTATCATTAATGGTATTGAAAGAGCTATTGTTTCTCAGTTAATCAGAAGTGCTGGTGTTATCTTTACAGCCGAGATGATTAGGGGCAGAAAATACTATGGGGCAAAAATTATTCCTAACCGTGGTGCTTGGATTGAATTGGAAACCGACTCAGCCGGTGTTATTTGGGCTAGAATAGATCGCAAAAGAAAAGTTGCCGTTACTTCCTTACTTAGAGCTTTTGGTTTTGGCAGTAATGACGAAATTAAAGCTTTGTTTGATGAAGTTGATCAGGGTGAAGTAAGTTATGTTGATTCTACTTTAGCTAAAGACATCGCTAATGACGAAGCTGAGGGACTTATTGAAGTTTATAAGCGTATTCGTCCGGGTGATATGGCCACAGCTGATAACGCTAGACAGTTGATCCATTCCATGTTCTTCCGTTTTGATCGTTATGATTTTGATCGTGTTGGTCGTTATAAGCTAAACAAGCGCTTTGGTTTTGATATACCAAATAACAAGAGTACCAGAATTTTAAGAAGAGAAGATTTGGTAGCTATTATCAAAGAAATTATTCGTTTAAATATTACCCAAGAAAAAGAAGATGATATAGACCATTTAGGTAATCGTCGTGTCCGTGCGATTGGCGAATTGATTCAAAATAAGACTCGTGTTGGTTTATCAAGAATGGAAAGAATTATTAGGGATAAAATGAGTATCCTTGATTTAGATTCTTTAAATCCCAATAAATTGGTTAACGCCAGGCCGGTTATGAGTGTAGTTAAAGAGTTCTTTATGTCCTCTCAGCTTTCTCAGTTCATGGACCAGACCAACCCCTTGGCTGAACTTGAGCATAAAAGACGTTTGTCAGCTATGGGTCCTGGTGGTTTAACTCGTGAAAGAGCTGGTTTTGAGGTTCGTGACGTACACGCCACCCACTATAGTCGTATTTGTCCGATCGCTACACCTGAAGGTCCAAATATTGGTTTAGTTGGACACTTTGCCAGCTATGCTCGCTTAAACAGCTATGGTTTTATTGAAGCTCCATACAGAAAAGTTGTTAAAGATTCTAATGGTAAGCCTAAGGTGACTGATGAAATTATTTATCTTGACGCTTTTGAAGAAGAAAAATATATTTCTGCTGCTTTTACTGTGCCAATGGATAGCGATGGTTATTTTTTGGTTGATAAAGTTGAAGTAAGAAAGTACGGAGAGCCTTCAGTAGAAAGTGTGGAGAATGTTGATTTAGTTGGTGTAGCTGCTAATCAGATTGTTTCCGTAGCTACTTCACTGATTCCCTTTCTTGAACATGATGACGGAATTCGTGCTTTAATGGGTACTAACATGCAAAGACAGGCTGTACCTTTAATTGCCGCTAAGTCACCGATTGTTGGTACAGGCGTAGAAGCCAGGGCAGCGGTTGACTCAGGTCATGTTATTTTAGCTGAAGAGGAAGGTGAGGTTACTAAAGTTGATGGTGCACAAATTATAGTTCGAGATAAAACAGGCAAAGACAGAGTTTATCTTTTAAGTAAATTTTTACGATCTAACGCTTCTACTTGTATTAATCAAAGACCGATTGTTGAACGAGGCCAGAAAGTTAAAAAAGGACAAGTTATGACCGATGCTTCGGCTATTGATAACGGAGAATTGGCTTTGGGTAATAATGTTTTAGTCGCCTTTATGACTTGGGAAGGTTATAACTACGAAGACGCTGTTATTATTTCAGAGAGATTGGTTAAAGAAGATCTTTATTCTTCAGTGCACATTGAACACTACACTATTGATGTTCGTGACACCAAGCTTGGTCCAGAAATGATTACTAATGATATCCCGAATATCTCAGAAGAAAAATTAAAAAATTTGGACGAAAGAGGAATTATTCGCATCGGAGCAGAAGTTTCTTCCGGTGATATTTTGGTTGGTAAGATTACTCCTAAAGGAGAAACCGAGTTATCGGCTGAAGAAAAATTATTAAGAGCAATTTTTGGAGATAAAGCCAAAGATGTCAGAGACTCTTCTCTTTATCTTGAGCATGGTGAACATGGTAAGGTGGTTGATGTTAAGATTTTCTCTCGTGAACAGGGTGATAAATTATCAGCTGGAGTTATTCAATCCATTCAGGTAACTGTTGCTAACCTACGTAAAATTAGAGCTGGTGATAAAATGGCTGGTCGTCATGGTAACAAAGGTGTTATTTCAAAAATTGTACCAGCAGAAGACATGCCTTATCTTGATGATGGTACCCCGATTGATATTATGTTGTCTCCTTTGGGGGTTGTTTCCCGTATGAACATGGGACAGCTTTTGGAAACTCACCTTGGTTTGGCTGCTAAAAAGTTAAATTACAAAGTTGCCACCCCGCCTTTAAACGGTATTAATGAAGACCAGATTAGAGCTGAATTAACTAAAGCCGGTTTACCGACTGATGGTAAATTATCCCTAATTGATGGTAAGACAGGTGAGAGATTTGATAACAAAACTACCGTTGGTTATAAGTATATGCTTAAACTTAACCACATGGTAGAAGATAAGATTCACCAACGCTCTATTGGTCCTTACTCTTTGATTACTCAGCAACCTTTGGGTGGTAAAGCTCAGTTTGGAGGACAACGTTTCGGAGAAATGGAAGTTTGGGCTCTGGAAGCCTATGGTGCAGCTCATACCTTGCAAGAAATTTTAACTATTAAATCCGATGACGTAGCTGGTCGTTCTAAGGCTTATGAATCAATTATTAAAGGTGAAGCTATTCATAAATTAAATGTACCTGAATCATTTAATGTTTTAGTTAGAGAATTAAAGGGTCTTGGACTTGATGTTGAACTTTTGGACGATAATGATAAACCTATAAATTTGGAAAAAAGCGGTGATGAAGTCGGATCACCGAGAAACTACAGAAATGAAGAGAACACCGAGGGAACGGTTGAAGCTTAA